The following is a genomic window from Longimicrobiales bacterium.
GCCTGGCGCGTTACAGGGTGCCGCGCAACTGCGCGAGGCGACGGCGCTCGCCGAAACCGTCCTGCCGCCGTAAGATCCCCCGAAACGCACAAGAACCCTGACCTGCACCGCCATGCATCCGCTTCGCACGATTACCGGAGCGGCGGCCATCGCCGCGCTCGTAACGGCCACGCCGCTGCACGCCCAGCTCGACGCGACCGAGCAGCGCATCGTCCAGGCGGTCGGCGCGAACCAGCCGCAGGCGATCGCGCTGCTCGAGCAGATCGTCAACATCAACAGCGGCACCCTGAACGCTGCCGGGCAGCGTCGTGTATACGACGTCCTGGCTCCGCGCTTCGAGGCGCTCGGCTTCGAGGTTCGCTACGTCCAGCCCGCGGTTCCGAACCGCGGCGGGCACCTGGTCGCGACGCGCGCGGGCACGCGTGGTCCTCATCTGCTCCTGATCGGCCATCTCGACACGGTGTTCGAGGAGGACAGCCCGTTCCAGGCGTGGACACTGGTGAACGACAGCGTCGCGAAGGGTCCGGGCGCGAGCGACATGAAGGGCGGCGACATCGTAATCTGGTCGGCGCTGGAGGCGCTGCACGCCGCGGGCGCACTCGACGGCGCTGCCATCACCGTGGTGATGACCGGGGACGAGGAGCGGCCGGGCGAGCCGCTGGAGGAGGCGCGGCGGGCGCTGGTCGAGGCGGGCGTCGCGGCGGATATCGCGCTCGGCTTCGAGGGCGGCACACAGGGCTACGGCGTGATCGCGCGCCGCAGCTCGACGGACTGGCGGGTCGACATCGAGGCGCGGACGGCACACTCGTCGGGTGTCTTCTCGGATGGCGTCGGTGCGGGCGCGATCTACGAGGCCGGCCGCATCCTGGAGGACTTCTACTCCGAGATCCGCGGCGAGGAGTACCTGACGTTCAACGCGGCGACGATCGTCGGCGGGACGAAAGCCAGCTGGGACGACGAGACGGCCCGCGGCAGCGCGTTCGGCAAGACCAACGTCGTGCCGCCGGCGGTCGTGATCACGGGCGACATCCGCACGATCACGGACGAGCAGCTGGAGCGCACGCGGCAGAAGATGCGCGAGATCGTCGCGCGGCCGCTGCCGGGTGCGACGTCGCGCATCACCTTCGGCGACGGCTACCCCTCCATGCCGCCGACCGACGCGAACCGCGCACTCCTGGCCGAGCTCGACGGTGTGAGCCAGGCGCTCGGCATGGGGCCGGTCGTGGCCTTCGACCCGGGGCGTCGCGGCGCGGCGGACATCTCGTTCGTGGCGTCCGTGGTGGACGCCGGGATCGACGGGCTGGGTCCGGAGGGAAGCGGCTCGCACACGGTCGAGGAGACCGTGAACCTGAGCTCGATCGAGCGCGCGGCGAAGCGGGCCGCGCTGCTGATGTACCGGTTGACGCAGTCGGCAGAACAGGAGTGAAGCACATGAGGTTCATCCCCGGTCGGGGCGGTGCGGCCGCCACACTCGCGCTCGCACTGGGTGCGGCGTGCAGCAGCGGCACCACGGCGGGAGGGCCGGCAAATCACAGGGACGCGGCGGCAGCGCAGGCGGACACGCACGCGGCACACGCCGGTGACACGGCAGCGCAGGCGGCGGCCACGCATGCGGCACATGCCGGTGACGCGACTGCGCAGGCGGCGGACACGCACGCGGCACACGCCGGTGACACGGCTGCGCAGGCGGCGCCCACGCACGCGGCACACGCCGGTGACGCGGCAGCGTCGCACGCCCATGATGCGGCGATGCACGCTGCGCACATGGCTGACCCGGCGCACGCGGCGCGCCACGCGGCGATGCACGGGCAGCAGCAGCACGGCGCGCACGCGATCCCGGCCACTGCAGGTCCCGGCTACACGGTTGCCGACGTGCAGTTCATGCAGCACATGATCGGGCACCATGCGCAGGCGGTCACCATGACGGACATGGTGCCCACGCACGGCGCGGGTCCGGCCATGCGGCAGCTTGCGGAGAAGATCGACATCTCGCAGCAGGACGAGATCGGCTTCATGAAGCAGTGGCTGCGCGAGCGCGGCCAGGTCGTGCCGGAGCCGGAGGCCATGCACGGCATGGACATGCCGGGCATGCTGAGCGACGAGGAGATGGCGCGGCTCGACGGGGCGCGCGGCGCCGAGTTCGAGCGGCTGTTCCTGGAGTTCATGATCCGGCACCACGAGGGGGCGCTGCTGATGGTGGAAGAGCTGTTCGCCGCGCCGGGTGCGGGGCAGGAGCCCGACCTCTTCCGCTTCGCGACGGACGTCGACGCGGACCAGCGCGACGAGATCTACGTCATGCAGGGCATGCTGAACACGCTGACCAACACGGGAGGAAACTGAGCTGATGGGAATGCATCCGGAACGTGCGCGGTCGCGCCGCGCGATCACTGCAGCAGCGGCGCTGGCAATGGTGGTTGCCGTTGCGCCGGCCGCGGCGCAGCAGGACACCGTCGCAACGACGGACGACCCGCGCGTCGGCCTGAGCGCGGGCACCGGCAACACGGCGGGCATCTCCGCGGAGAACATGCGGCTCGTCTCCTGGTCGCCCAAGCCCGAGGCGTTCGACTCCACGCGTGGACTGGCGTACGTCAACTCGGACCTCGCGTTCCGCGGTGACGTCCTCTACCAGGGCAACTTCAGCGGCTTCTCGGTCTGGGACATCAGCAACCCTGCCGACCCGGAGCTGCTGAGCACCGTGCCGTGTGCGACCGACCAGGGCGACCCGTCGATCTACGGCAACCTGCTCTTCGTGTCGGCCGAGTCGCCGCGCTCGCGCATCGATTGCGGGATGCAGGGCGTGGAGGACGGCGCGGACCGCATGCGCGGGGTGCGCATCTTCGACGTCAGCAACCCGCGCGCGCCGAAGCTGATCAAGAACGTGCAGACGTGCCGTGGCTCGCACACGCACACGATCGTGCCGGATCCGAACGATTCGAAGACGATCTACATCTACGTGGGTGGCTCTTCGAGCGTGCGTGACTCGACGGAGATGCCCGGGTGCTCCGACGGCTCGCTCGACGAGAACCCGAACACGGCGCAGTACCGCGTCGACATCATCCGCGTGTCGCTGGACGCGCCCGAGCAGGCGTCGGTCGTGGGCTTCACGCGCATCTTCGAGGGGCTGCCACGCGCGCCCGGGCGTGCCGGCGTTGCGATCAGCGACACCGCCACGGGCCGTTTCGCGCAGGGGCCGCGCGGCTGCCACGACCTGACGTCGTACCCCGAGTTCAACCTGGTGGCGGGCTCATGCGGCACGTTCGGCATCCTGCTGGATGCGTCGAACCCGGAGAAGCCGGTGCGCCTCGATGCAAAGTCGGACCTTAACTTCTCGCTCTGGCATACGGCCGTCTTCAGCAACGACGCGCAGACGGTGGTGTTCACGGACGAGTGGGGTGGCGGCACGCAGCCTCGCTGCCGCGTCGGTGACCCCGTGCGGCTGGGCGGCAACACGATCCTGACGATCGACCGCGGCCGCATGACGCAGCACGGCT
Proteins encoded in this region:
- a CDS encoding M20/M25/M40 family metallo-hydrolase — protein: MHPLRTITGAAAIAALVTATPLHAQLDATEQRIVQAVGANQPQAIALLEQIVNINSGTLNAAGQRRVYDVLAPRFEALGFEVRYVQPAVPNRGGHLVATRAGTRGPHLLLIGHLDTVFEEDSPFQAWTLVNDSVAKGPGASDMKGGDIVIWSALEALHAAGALDGAAITVVMTGDEERPGEPLEEARRALVEAGVAADIALGFEGGTQGYGVIARRSSTDWRVDIEARTAHSSGVFSDGVGAGAIYEAGRILEDFYSEIRGEEYLTFNAATIVGGTKASWDDETARGSAFGKTNVVPPAVVITGDIRTITDEQLERTRQKMREIVARPLPGATSRITFGDGYPSMPPTDANRALLAELDGVSQALGMGPVVAFDPGRRGAADISFVASVVDAGIDGLGPEGSGSHTVEETVNLSSIERAAKRAALLMYRLTQSAEQE
- a CDS encoding DUF305 domain-containing protein, which translates into the protein MRFIPGRGGAAATLALALGAACSSGTTAGGPANHRDAAAAQADTHAAHAGDTAAQAAATHAAHAGDATAQAADTHAAHAGDTAAQAAPTHAAHAGDAAASHAHDAAMHAAHMADPAHAARHAAMHGQQQHGAHAIPATAGPGYTVADVQFMQHMIGHHAQAVTMTDMVPTHGAGPAMRQLAEKIDISQQDEIGFMKQWLRERGQVVPEPEAMHGMDMPGMLSDEEMARLDGARGAEFERLFLEFMIRHHEGALLMVEELFAAPGAGQEPDLFRFATDVDADQRDEIYVMQGMLNTLTNTGGN